Proteins co-encoded in one Candidatus Zymogenus saltonus genomic window:
- a CDS encoding acyl-CoA dehydrogenase family protein, whose amino-acid sequence MLNYELSEEQNILRNTVREFAQEVIKPKAEELDEKGHFSIEITKQMAELGLFGMFVSEKYGGSNAGYISYIIAVEELARVDGSQAATVAAGNSLGIGPIYYFGNEKQKKDWLPQLCGGEILASFGLTEPNAGSDAGASKTSAVLKDGNWVINGSKIFITNSTSEMAGVTIVQTVTGTTPHGKKEISCILVPSDTPGFKKVKMTNKMMWRASDTGELYFDDVTVPKENLLGNKGEGFKQMLSTLDGGRLSIAAMGLGGAQGAFEEALKYAKEREQFGQPIGKFQINAFKLADMAMEIEAARNMLYKACWLREEGKDFSKLAAMAKLYCSEVMRRVATEAVQIHGGYGLMKEYPVERFFRDQKLLEIGEGTSEVQRIVISRHLGL is encoded by the coding sequence ATGCTAAATTACGAACTTTCAGAAGAACAAAATATCCTCAGAAACACGGTCAGGGAATTTGCCCAAGAGGTAATAAAGCCTAAGGCCGAGGAGCTCGACGAAAAGGGCCATTTCTCGATAGAGATCACAAAACAGATGGCGGAGCTCGGGCTGTTCGGGATGTTCGTCTCGGAGAAATACGGCGGCTCTAATGCGGGGTATATTTCCTATATCATAGCCGTAGAGGAGCTCGCCCGGGTGGATGGCTCACAGGCCGCCACCGTGGCGGCGGGCAACTCCCTCGGGATCGGCCCAATCTACTACTTCGGAAACGAAAAGCAAAAAAAGGATTGGCTCCCGCAGCTCTGCGGCGGCGAGATTCTGGCTTCATTCGGACTGACGGAGCCTAACGCGGGATCGGACGCCGGGGCATCGAAGACCAGCGCCGTCCTCAAGGACGGCAATTGGGTCATCAACGGCTCCAAGATATTCATAACGAACTCCACGTCCGAGATGGCCGGCGTAACCATCGTCCAGACCGTTACCGGAACAACGCCCCACGGCAAAAAGGAGATCTCCTGCATCCTCGTCCCATCGGACACGCCCGGCTTCAAAAAGGTCAAGATGACCAACAAGATGATGTGGAGGGCGTCCGACACCGGAGAGCTCTACTTCGACGACGTTACCGTCCCAAAGGAAAACCTCCTCGGAAACAAGGGCGAGGGATTCAAGCAGATGCTCTCGACGCTCGACGGCGGAAGGCTCTCCATCGCCGCGATGGGCTTAGGCGGCGCCCAGGGCGCCTTCGAGGAGGCCCTTAAATACGCAAAGGAGAGGGAGCAGTTCGGCCAGCCGATTGGGAAATTCCAGATCAACGCCTTCAAGCTTGCAGATATGGCGATGGAAATCGAGGCCGCGAGGAACATGCTCTACAAGGCATGCTGGCTGAGAGAAGAGGGAAAGGACTTCAGCAAGCTCGCCGCAATGGCCAAGCTCTACTGCAGCGAGGTTATGAGAAGGGTCGCCACCGAGGCCGTTCAGATTCACGGCGGATACGGGC